Proteins encoded in a region of the Triplophysa rosa linkage group LG14, Trosa_1v2, whole genome shotgun sequence genome:
- the LOC130564477 gene encoding testis-expressed protein 26-like, whose product MGKTTMANYDVHRRLETYETSHKRDFVYRPIFSTPELRPKTSVRIYKNSYALDDPVGTTLYSEDFCWRPVAKTACIRSATASGHRRNNPHPSQAFMVWGFSPNQMKSLSDGKPLNEQDIQNALSAQYRSTYRVDFLGLPQGMMKNHIICAPSNRSHADNYCTQTEMRHNYCKPILKAGLLVKNSRYGCNKLHGVAARGIVPTVVHKDMNNQRYSKQQTTYNKHFGSQHTDVSSVFSSIQPQMFQQFCEHLASETEQRDAKTLLRTASPSAQELRMKKSGVFLHPPPTLERMSAWPGPL is encoded by the exons ATGGGCAAAACAACCATGGCAAATTATG ATGTTCATAGAAGATTGGAAACATATGAGACTTCACATAAAAGAGACTTTGTTTATAGACCCATCTTTTCTACTCCAGAATTAAG accaAAAACATCTGTCCGGATCTATAAGAATTCATATGCATTGGATGATCCTGTGGGTACAACTCTGTACAGTGAAGACTTTTGTTGGAGGCCTGTTGCAAAGACCGCCTGCATAAGGTCTGCCACAGCATCTGGACACAGAAGAAACAACCCACACCCAAGCCAG GCATTCATGGTTTGGGGCTTTTCTCCCAATCAAATGAAAAGCCTTTCCGATGGCAAACCTTTGAATGAGCAGGACATCCAAAACGCTCTGAGTGCGCAATACAGGTCCACATACAGAGTAGACTTTCTTGGATTACCCCAAG GGATGATGAAGAACCACATAATTTGTGCACCTTCAAACCGGAGTCATGCCGATAATTACTGTACCCAGACTGAAATGAGACACAACTACTGCAAACCCATATTGAAAGCTGGGCTATTGGTGAAGAATTCTCGCTATGGATGTAACAAACTGCATGGTGTAGCAGCGAGGGGTATTG TCCCCACAGTTGTTCACAAAGACATGAATAACCAGAGATACAGTAAACAGCAGACCACCTATAATAAGCATTTTGGAAGCCAACATACAGACGTATCATCAGTTTTCAGTTCCATTCAGCCACAGATGTTTCAACAGTTTTGTGAGCATCTTGCATCTGAGACAG AACAGAGAGATGCAAAGACATTGTTGCGCACAGCTAGCCCCTCTGCTCAGGAATTGAGGATGAAGAAATCTGGTGTATTCTTGCACCCCCCTCCCACTCTAGAGAGGATGTCAGCCTGGCCTGGACCTTTATAA
- the hmgb1b gene encoding high mobility group protein B1b isoform X1, protein MSGRGKNLLKRVKMGKDPKKPRGKMSSYAYFVQTCREEHKKKHPEASVNFSEFSKKCSERWRTMSAKEKGKFEDMAKQDKVRYEGEMKNYIPPKGEKKRRFKDPNAPKRPPSAFFIFCGDYRPKIKGENPGLTIGDIAKKLGEMWNSSSAEVKQPYEKKAAKLKEKYDKDIALYRTKGIAGLSKKEDDEEDEDEEEDEEDEEDDD, encoded by the exons ATGTCCGGACGGGGAAAAAATCTTCTGAAG AGGGTAAAGATGGGTAAAGATCCAAAGAAGCCCAGAGGAAAGATGTCCTCTTACGCCTACTTTGTGCAAACATGTCGCGAAGAGCACAAAAAGAAGCATCCTGAAGCCAGTGTTAACTTCTCTGAATTCTCCAAGAAGTGTTCAGAGCGATGGAGG ACAATGTCTGCCAAAGAAAAGGGTAAGTTTGAGGATATGGCAAAGCAAGATAAAGTTCGCTATGAGGGAGAGATGAAGAACTACATCCCTCCCAAGGGTGAGAAGAAGAGGCGATTTAAGGATCCTAACGCACCCAAAAGACCACC GTCAGCATTCTTCATATTCTGTGGCGATTACCGCCCTAAAATTAAGGGGGAGAACCCAGGTTTGACCATTGGAGATATTGCTAAGAAGCTTGGAGAAATGTGGAACAGCTCATCGGCTGAAGTAAAGCAGCCCTATGAGAAGAAGGCTGCCAAGCTTAAGGAGAAGTATGACAAG GATATTGCCCTATACCGCACAAAGGGAATTGCAGGCTTGTCCAAAAAAGAGGATGATGAGGAGGACGAAGATGAGGAGGAGGACGAAGAAGACGAGGAGGATGATGACTAG
- the hmgb1b gene encoding high mobility group protein B1b isoform X2 yields the protein MGKDPKKPRGKMSSYAYFVQTCREEHKKKHPEASVNFSEFSKKCSERWRTMSAKEKGKFEDMAKQDKVRYEGEMKNYIPPKGEKKRRFKDPNAPKRPPSAFFIFCGDYRPKIKGENPGLTIGDIAKKLGEMWNSSSAEVKQPYEKKAAKLKEKYDKDIALYRTKGIAGLSKKEDDEEDEDEEEDEEDEEDDD from the exons ATGGGTAAAGATCCAAAGAAGCCCAGAGGAAAGATGTCCTCTTACGCCTACTTTGTGCAAACATGTCGCGAAGAGCACAAAAAGAAGCATCCTGAAGCCAGTGTTAACTTCTCTGAATTCTCCAAGAAGTGTTCAGAGCGATGGAGG ACAATGTCTGCCAAAGAAAAGGGTAAGTTTGAGGATATGGCAAAGCAAGATAAAGTTCGCTATGAGGGAGAGATGAAGAACTACATCCCTCCCAAGGGTGAGAAGAAGAGGCGATTTAAGGATCCTAACGCACCCAAAAGACCACC GTCAGCATTCTTCATATTCTGTGGCGATTACCGCCCTAAAATTAAGGGGGAGAACCCAGGTTTGACCATTGGAGATATTGCTAAGAAGCTTGGAGAAATGTGGAACAGCTCATCGGCTGAAGTAAAGCAGCCCTATGAGAAGAAGGCTGCCAAGCTTAAGGAGAAGTATGACAAG GATATTGCCCTATACCGCACAAAGGGAATTGCAGGCTTGTCCAAAAAAGAGGATGATGAGGAGGACGAAGATGAGGAGGAGGACGAAGAAGACGAGGAGGATGATGACTAG